The following coding sequences lie in one Haematobia irritans isolate KBUSLIRL chromosome 3, ASM5000362v1, whole genome shotgun sequence genomic window:
- the LOC142229770 gene encoding putative RNA-binding protein 18 isoform X1 encodes MASTSSAGHADDRRIWVGNLDPRLNEYHLLKVVQKCGEIEKFDMLFHKGGPLMGQSRGYAFVTFAKASGAVIALEKLNGHMILNRPIAVRMAKNINYDEFERPKPKIEIPALGTGKREGKITREEAIKAIEHKLKVIESQGDDIDFDQPTAGPVIPLIQKYQFNKDRDGKTSTTTTQRRPYHKTSGPYNRHQRPKRR; translated from the exons atg GCTTCTACAAGTTCTGCTGGCCATGCTGATGATAGACGCATTTGGGTTGGCAATTTGGATCCCAGGTTAAACGA GTATCACCTCTTGAAAGTTGTGCAGAAATGTGGCGAGATTGAGAAGTTCGATATGCTTTTCCACAAGGGTGGACCTCTAATGGGACAGTCCCGTGGATATGCATTTGTTACATTCGCTAAG GCGAGTGGCGCTGTTATAGCATTGGAAAAATTGAATGGGCACATGATATTAAACCGCCCGATAGCTGTGAGAATGGCAAAGAATATAAATTAT GATGAATTTGAGCGACCCAAACCAAAGATTGAAATCCCAGCCTTGGGCACGGGTAAACGTGAAGGTAAAATTACACGTGAAGAAGCCATAAAAGCCATTGAACACAAATTGAAAGTAATTGAATCTCAAGGCGATGATATAGATTTTGACCAGCCTACAGCGGGACCTGTAATACCTcttatacaaaaatatcaatTCAATAAAGATCGCGATGGAAAAACCAGCACAACGACAACACAGCGTCGTCCGTACCATAAAACAAGTGGACCCTATAATAGACACCAAAGGCCGAAGAGAAGATAA
- the LOC142229770 gene encoding putative RNA-binding protein 18 isoform X2: MLFHKGGPLMGQSRGYAFVTFAKASGAVIALEKLNGHMILNRPIAVRMAKNINYDEFERPKPKIEIPALGTGKREGKITREEAIKAIEHKLKVIESQGDDIDFDQPTAGPVIPLIQKYQFNKDRDGKTSTTTTQRRPYHKTSGPYNRHQRPKRR; the protein is encoded by the exons ATGCTTTTCCACAAGGGTGGACCTCTAATGGGACAGTCCCGTGGATATGCATTTGTTACATTCGCTAAG GCGAGTGGCGCTGTTATAGCATTGGAAAAATTGAATGGGCACATGATATTAAACCGCCCGATAGCTGTGAGAATGGCAAAGAATATAAATTAT GATGAATTTGAGCGACCCAAACCAAAGATTGAAATCCCAGCCTTGGGCACGGGTAAACGTGAAGGTAAAATTACACGTGAAGAAGCCATAAAAGCCATTGAACACAAATTGAAAGTAATTGAATCTCAAGGCGATGATATAGATTTTGACCAGCCTACAGCGGGACCTGTAATACCTcttatacaaaaatatcaatTCAATAAAGATCGCGATGGAAAAACCAGCACAACGACAACACAGCGTCGTCCGTACCATAAAACAAGTGGACCCTATAATAGACACCAAAGGCCGAAGAGAAGATAA
- the mRpS25 gene encoding mitochondrial ribosomal protein S25, translated as MSFMKGRAPIRRTLEYLNAGRLVLKDKVRIFSVNYNTYGEHHDGARDFVFWNIPQVQYKNPAVQVVTLKNMTPSPFVRCYFEDGRDILIDIDSKNRHEIMEHLMKVVGKTKEQLDAEARLAESKDNPANFGTGCNRHCICEIPGQVPCPAIVPLPDHMRGKHIFAPK; from the exons ATGTCTTTTATGAAAGGTCGAGCTCCTATTCGTCGCACACTGGAATATTTGAATGCTGGTCGTCTAGTATTAAAAGATAAAGTGAGAATATTTAGTGTTAACTACAATACATACGGCGAACATCATGATGGTGCCCG AGATTTCGTTTTTTGGAATATTCCTCAAGTACAATATAAAAATCCTGCTGTGCAAGTTGTTACATTGAAGAATATGACACCATCACCATTTGTTCGTTGCTATTTTGAAGATGGCCGAGATATCTTGATCGATATTGATAGCAAAAATAGACACGAAATAATGGAACATTTAATGAAAGTGGTGGGCAAAACAAA AGAACAATTGGATGCCGAAGCCCGTTTAGCTGAAAGTAAAGATAATCCTGCAAATTTCGGTACTGGATGTAATCGTCATTGTATATGCGAAATTCCTGGACAAGTTCCATGCCCGGCAATAGTACCATTGCCAGATCATATGCgaggaaaacatatttttgcacCCAAATAA